In Pyxicephalus adspersus chromosome 12, UCB_Pads_2.0, whole genome shotgun sequence, a genomic segment contains:
- the POGZ gene encoding pogo transposable element with ZNF domain isoform X2, giving the protein MDTDLFMECEEEELEPWQKISDVIEDSVVEDYNYMDKTSSVPVNIQPVTAALPVVAQPLGTQYTTAATVTNTITQNTDNTKKTLLTLFANNSGSSPIVQSSPQSLILTQNTTPGIGTMVTQPMLRPMQVMQNANHATNNSVTAQPIFITAQGFPVRNVRPVQNTVNTMNTMNQVGIVLNVQQGQTVRPITIVPAPGTQFMKPAVGVPQVFSQVTQVRQSSNVPVRPTTNTFTTVIPATLTIRSPVPQSQTQVSKTISSTSTTLAPSQPIQQITMQQPVQTLTIPQNQNNPSTNPKLVSIASFVAVKGPGETNDVVKFVNAVSGSQTITQNSTQLILSSSVGNNGTGPNLGTVQKGIHIESLGVNVSPSVTTLGNSDGRNHCPRCKVSFRVLEALRGHMCYCCPDLLDFPKKSMTEAELNLQGTNSTTPEKPASATTPGGMSQSSKTQDNSEDSSQGKLIMLVDDFYYGRDVGQTYQLQSVPKVATTFRCPHCNKRLKNNIRFMNHMKHHVELDQQNGEVDGHTTCQHCYRQFSTPFQLQCHLENVHSSYESTTKCKICEWAFDSEPLFLQHMKDTHKPGEMPYVCQVCSYRSSIYSEVDTHFRLNHEDTRYLMCVYCLKVFKNGNAFQQHFMRHQKNVYHCNKCRLQFLFAKDKIEHKLQHHKTFRKPRQLEGLKPGTKVTIRASRGPQRSNSMTPDTPMMLPPPDMAPQTIRHPVDNFPLVAFPNRVLEEKQSCLECNFDIPDFHNHFPTYVHCSLCRYGTCCSRAYANHMINNHVPRKSPKYRSLFQSCKPSEELVMTCSSCPFVTRIGDAMAKHLVFNPSHGYITVMCTNSTSSDLSWVLGPVEENRDVASPPASIISEQDPTVSLVPENKRLVDVDELNEMEDKNLDSDKKGQLSIKKLRVVLFALCSSIQQASEHFHNPPNHIRLWLQRFQATQEEKPDSSSEGKYLSTEAEEKLAEWVLLQREQQQPVNEETLFQKATKIGRSLEGGFKISYEWAVGFMLRHNLSTHSKTAVANRLPRELEDNSQTFVSFVQRQIHNQDLPLSLIAAVDEISLFLDVELLGGGERKECALQLVGAGEPWCDIVLTILADGSLLPTLVCLRGSSACVVEVPESIIFEAREDGLTEDEVMELWSSRVWQKHIEFPNKGMAVVDHHRSHMSDEVLALLSSTCTLPAIVPPGCSSKIQPIHVCIKRAVITFLQKKWRERARAMGTTNCSPETVLRLVISWMMEVLDVIGDQPELVQQSFLVASVLPGPDGATNSRKRNAKMQEELINLLEYELRLNQDDDEGQEADGQPRKYADPEVLQQLFEEESDTASFYGFDDTDL; this is encoded by the exons ATGGACACGGATCTGTTTATGGAGTGTGAGGAGGAGGAGCTGGAGCCATGGCAGAAGATCAGCGATGTGATAGAGGATTCAGTGGTGGAAGATTACAACTACATGGACAAGACCAGCTCAG TGCCCGTCAACATCCAGCCAGTCACAGCGGCCCTTCCAGTTGTCGCTCAGCCACTGGGCACCCAGTACACTACGGCTGCCACTGTGACCAACACCATCACCCAGAACACCGACAACACCAAGAAAACATTGCTGACTTTGTTCGCCAATAACAGCG gTTCATCGCCAATTGTCCAGTCCAGCCCCCAGTCTCTCATCCTGACTCAGAATACCACACCCGGCATTGGCACAATGGTGACCCAGCCCATGTTGCGTCccatgcaagtcatgcaaaatgcCAACCACGCTACCAACAATTCGGTGACGGCACAACCTATCTTCATAACTGCACAG ggTTTTCCGGTCCGGAATGTGCGACCTGTTCAGAACACAGTAAATACGATGAACACAATGAATCAGGTGGGAATTGTTCTGAATGTTCAGCAGGGACAGACTGTCAGGCCCATCACCATTGTACCAG CCCCGGGCACTCAGTTTATGAAACCAGCAGTGGGCGTCCCCCAGGTCTTCTCACAGGTGACCCAAGTCCGACAGTCTTCAAACGTCCCAGTGCGCCCAACCACCAACACTTTCACCACCGTCATTCCGGCCACTCTGACTATAAGAAGCCCAGTGCCGCAGTCTCAGACACAAGTCAGCAAGACTATCTCCAGCACGTCTACCACACTTGCACCCAGCCAGCCCATTCAACAAATCACAATGCAGCAGCCAGTGCAGACGCTGACCATCCCACAGAACCAGAACAATCCCAGCACCAATCCCAAACTAG tgaGCATTGCTAGTTTTGTGGCGGTTAAGGGCCCTGGAGAGACCAACGACGTGGTGAAGTTCGTCAATGCTGTGAGCGGCAGCCAGACAATCACCCAGAATTCCACCCAACTCATCCTCTCCAGCTCTGTGGGCAATAACGGCACTGGACCTAACTTGGGCACAGTACAGAAAGGCATCCATATAGAGTCCCTCGGGGTGAATG TATCCCCATCTGTAACAACGCTGGGGAACTCAGATGGCCGAAACCATTGTCCGAGGTGTAAGGTTTCGTTCCGAGTCCTTGAAGCTCTCCGAGGACATATGTGT TACTGCTGTCCCGACCTCTTGGACTTCCCCAAAAAGAGTATGACAGAAGCTGAGCTTAATCTACAAGGGACGAACTCCACCACCCCAGAAAAGCCTGCAAGCGCTACAACTCCTGGTGGCATGTCTCAGTCCAGCAAGACCCAAGATAACTCGGAAGATTCATCGCAGGGCAAGCTTATCATGTTGGTGGATGACTTCTATTATGGTCGGGACGTTGGGCAGACTTATCAGTTGCAAAGCGTTCCCAAAGTGGCCACAACCTTCCGTTGTCCGCACTGCAACAAGAGGCTAAAGAATAACATAAG GTTTATGAATCACATGAAGCACCACGTGGAGCTGGACCAGCAGAATGGAGAAGTAGACGGACACACCACATGTCAGCACTGCTACCGCCAATTCTCCACCCCCTTCCAGCTGCAGTGCCATCTGGAAAATGTGCATAGCTCCTATGAGTCCACCA cAAAGTGCAAGATTTGTGAATGGGCCTTCGACAGTGAACCTCTGTTCTTGCAGCATATGAAGGACACTCACAAACCAGGAGAGATGCCCTACGTGTGCCAG GTGTGTTCATACCGCTCCTCAATCTATTCTGAGGTGGACACTCACTTCCGGCTTAACCACGAAGATACGCGGTACCTCATGTGCGTCTACTGCCTGAAGGTGTTTAAAAATGGTAACGCCTTTCAGCAGCACTTCATGCGTCATCAG AAGAACGTTTACCACTGTAATAAATGCCGTCTTCAGTTCCTGTTTGCGAAAGACAAGATTGAGCATAAGCTGCAGCATCACAAAACCTTCCGCAAACCGCGTCAGCTAGAGGGGCTGAAACCTGGAACCAAG GTGACCATCCGTGCTTCTCGAGGACCCCAAAGGTCCAATTCCATGACCCCAGACACCccaatgatgctgccaccaccagaCATGGCACCCCAGACTATTCGTCATCCTGTGGACAACTTTCCACTTGTAGCATTCCCCAACCG GGTTTTAGAGGAGAAGCAATCCTGTCTGGAGTGCAACTTTGACATCCCTGACTTCCATAACCATTTCCCCACCTACGTACACTGTTCTCTCTGCCGCTATGGCACCTGCTGCTCCCGCGCCTATGCCAATCACATGATCAA CAACCACGTTCCCCGGAAAAGCCCGAAATATCGCTCACTGTTCCAAAGCTGCAAACCCAG TGAGGAGCTGGTGATGACATGCTCGTCCTGCCCCTTTGTCACACGAATTGGAGACGCAATGGCTAAACATCTGGTCTTCAACCCATCACATGGCTATATCACTGTCATGTGTACAA attctaCCTCATCAGACTTGTCATG GGTCCTTGGACCAGTCGAGGAGAACAGGGATGTGGCCAGTCCTCCAGCTTCAATTATAAGCGAGCAGGATCCTACGGTGTCATTAGTCCCAGAGAACAAGAGGCTGGTGGATGTGGATGAGCTTAATGAGATGGAGGATAAAAACCTGGATTCTGACAAAAAGGGGCAGCTCAGCATCAAGAAGCTGCGGGTGGTGCTGTTTGCTTTGTGTAGTAGCATTCAGCAAGCGTCTGAGCATTTCCACAATCCTCCAAACCACATTCGATTGTGGTTGCAGAGGTTCCAGGCAACCCAGGAGGAAAAGCCGGACTCTTCATCTGAGGGGAAGTATTTGAGCACCGAGGCTGAAGAAAAGCTTGCAGAATGGGTTCTGCTTCAACGAGAGCAACAGCAGCCAGTCAATGAAGAGACTCTATTCCAGAAGGCCACCAAGATTGGACGCTCACTTGAAGGGGGCTTTAAAATATCCTATGAATGGGCAGTGGGGTTCATGCTACGGCACAACCTAAGCACACACTCCAAAACTGCTGTAGCGAACCGCCTACCGAGAGAACTGGAGGACAATTCGCAGACTTTTGTCAGTTTTGTGCAACGGCAAATCCACAACCAGGATCTCCCATTGTCCTTGATAGCCGCTGTGGATGAAATTTCACTCTTCCTTGACGTGGAGCTGCTCGGTGGTGGGGAGAGGAAAGAATGTGCATTGCAGCTTGTAGGTGCTGGCGAACCTTGGTGTGACATTGTGCTTACCATCTTGGCTGATGGAAGCCTATTGCCAACACTGGTTTGCCTAAGGGGCAGCTCAGCGTGTGTGGTAGAGGTTCCTGAATCTATCATATTTGAAGCTAGAGAAGATGGACTGACTGAAGACGAGGTTATGGAGCTGTGGTCGTCTCGGGTATGGCAGAAACACATTGAGTTCCCAAACAAAGGCATGGCAGTAGTAGACCATCACAGGTCACATATGTCTGATGAGGTCCTGGCCCTTCTAAGCTCCACCTGCACACTGCCTGCCATAGTCCCACCTGGCTGCAGCTCCAAGATACAACCAATTCATGTGTGCATCAAGCGAGCCGTCATCACCTTTCTACAGAAGAAGTGGCGAGAACGTGCTCGAGCCATGGGCACAACCAACTGCAGTCCGGAGACGGTGCTTCGACTGGTCATAAGCTGGATGATGGAGGTCCTCGACGTTATTGGGGACCAGCCAGAACTTGTCCAGCAGTCCTTCCTTGTGGCCAGCGTTCTGCCAGGGCCTGATGGGGCCACAAACTCACGCAAACGCAACGCCAAGATGCAGGAAGAACTCATCAACTTACTAGAGTATGAGCTCAGGCTGAACCAAGATGACGATGAGGGCCAAGAAGCCGACGGCCAACCCCGAAAGTATGCGGATCCAGAGGTCCTCCAGCAGCTCTTCGAGGAAGAGAGCGACACAGCTTCATTCTATGGCTTCGATGACACCGACCTATAA
- the POGZ gene encoding pogo transposable element with ZNF domain isoform X1 encodes MDTDLFMECEEEELEPWQKISDVIEDSVVEDYNYMDKTSSVPVNIQPVTAALPVVAQPLGTQYTTAATVTNTITQNTDNTKKTLLTLFANNSGSSPIVQSSPQSLILTQNTTPGIGTMVTQPMLRPMQVMQNANHATNNSVTAQPIFITAQGFPVRNVRPVQNTVNTMNTMNQVGIVLNVQQGQTVRPITIVPAPGTQFMKPAVGVPQVFSQVTQVRQSSNVPVRPTTNTFTTVIPATLTIRSPVPQSQTQVSKTISSTSTTLAPSQPIQQITMQQPVQTLTIPQNQNNPSTNPKLVSIASFVAVKGPGETNDVVKFVNAVSGSQTITQNSTQLILSSSVGNNGTGPNLGTVQKGIHIESLGVNAVSPSVTTLGNSDGRNHCPRCKVSFRVLEALRGHMCYCCPDLLDFPKKSMTEAELNLQGTNSTTPEKPASATTPGGMSQSSKTQDNSEDSSQGKLIMLVDDFYYGRDVGQTYQLQSVPKVATTFRCPHCNKRLKNNIRFMNHMKHHVELDQQNGEVDGHTTCQHCYRQFSTPFQLQCHLENVHSSYESTTKCKICEWAFDSEPLFLQHMKDTHKPGEMPYVCQVCSYRSSIYSEVDTHFRLNHEDTRYLMCVYCLKVFKNGNAFQQHFMRHQKNVYHCNKCRLQFLFAKDKIEHKLQHHKTFRKPRQLEGLKPGTKVTIRASRGPQRSNSMTPDTPMMLPPPDMAPQTIRHPVDNFPLVAFPNRVLEEKQSCLECNFDIPDFHNHFPTYVHCSLCRYGTCCSRAYANHMINNHVPRKSPKYRSLFQSCKPSEELVMTCSSCPFVTRIGDAMAKHLVFNPSHGYITVMCTNSTSSDLSWVLGPVEENRDVASPPASIISEQDPTVSLVPENKRLVDVDELNEMEDKNLDSDKKGQLSIKKLRVVLFALCSSIQQASEHFHNPPNHIRLWLQRFQATQEEKPDSSSEGKYLSTEAEEKLAEWVLLQREQQQPVNEETLFQKATKIGRSLEGGFKISYEWAVGFMLRHNLSTHSKTAVANRLPRELEDNSQTFVSFVQRQIHNQDLPLSLIAAVDEISLFLDVELLGGGERKECALQLVGAGEPWCDIVLTILADGSLLPTLVCLRGSSACVVEVPESIIFEAREDGLTEDEVMELWSSRVWQKHIEFPNKGMAVVDHHRSHMSDEVLALLSSTCTLPAIVPPGCSSKIQPIHVCIKRAVITFLQKKWRERARAMGTTNCSPETVLRLVISWMMEVLDVIGDQPELVQQSFLVASVLPGPDGATNSRKRNAKMQEELINLLEYELRLNQDDDEGQEADGQPRKYADPEVLQQLFEEESDTASFYGFDDTDL; translated from the exons ATGGACACGGATCTGTTTATGGAGTGTGAGGAGGAGGAGCTGGAGCCATGGCAGAAGATCAGCGATGTGATAGAGGATTCAGTGGTGGAAGATTACAACTACATGGACAAGACCAGCTCAG TGCCCGTCAACATCCAGCCAGTCACAGCGGCCCTTCCAGTTGTCGCTCAGCCACTGGGCACCCAGTACACTACGGCTGCCACTGTGACCAACACCATCACCCAGAACACCGACAACACCAAGAAAACATTGCTGACTTTGTTCGCCAATAACAGCG gTTCATCGCCAATTGTCCAGTCCAGCCCCCAGTCTCTCATCCTGACTCAGAATACCACACCCGGCATTGGCACAATGGTGACCCAGCCCATGTTGCGTCccatgcaagtcatgcaaaatgcCAACCACGCTACCAACAATTCGGTGACGGCACAACCTATCTTCATAACTGCACAG ggTTTTCCGGTCCGGAATGTGCGACCTGTTCAGAACACAGTAAATACGATGAACACAATGAATCAGGTGGGAATTGTTCTGAATGTTCAGCAGGGACAGACTGTCAGGCCCATCACCATTGTACCAG CCCCGGGCACTCAGTTTATGAAACCAGCAGTGGGCGTCCCCCAGGTCTTCTCACAGGTGACCCAAGTCCGACAGTCTTCAAACGTCCCAGTGCGCCCAACCACCAACACTTTCACCACCGTCATTCCGGCCACTCTGACTATAAGAAGCCCAGTGCCGCAGTCTCAGACACAAGTCAGCAAGACTATCTCCAGCACGTCTACCACACTTGCACCCAGCCAGCCCATTCAACAAATCACAATGCAGCAGCCAGTGCAGACGCTGACCATCCCACAGAACCAGAACAATCCCAGCACCAATCCCAAACTAG tgaGCATTGCTAGTTTTGTGGCGGTTAAGGGCCCTGGAGAGACCAACGACGTGGTGAAGTTCGTCAATGCTGTGAGCGGCAGCCAGACAATCACCCAGAATTCCACCCAACTCATCCTCTCCAGCTCTGTGGGCAATAACGGCACTGGACCTAACTTGGGCACAGTACAGAAAGGCATCCATATAGAGTCCCTCGGGGTGAATG CAGTATCCCCATCTGTAACAACGCTGGGGAACTCAGATGGCCGAAACCATTGTCCGAGGTGTAAGGTTTCGTTCCGAGTCCTTGAAGCTCTCCGAGGACATATGTGT TACTGCTGTCCCGACCTCTTGGACTTCCCCAAAAAGAGTATGACAGAAGCTGAGCTTAATCTACAAGGGACGAACTCCACCACCCCAGAAAAGCCTGCAAGCGCTACAACTCCTGGTGGCATGTCTCAGTCCAGCAAGACCCAAGATAACTCGGAAGATTCATCGCAGGGCAAGCTTATCATGTTGGTGGATGACTTCTATTATGGTCGGGACGTTGGGCAGACTTATCAGTTGCAAAGCGTTCCCAAAGTGGCCACAACCTTCCGTTGTCCGCACTGCAACAAGAGGCTAAAGAATAACATAAG GTTTATGAATCACATGAAGCACCACGTGGAGCTGGACCAGCAGAATGGAGAAGTAGACGGACACACCACATGTCAGCACTGCTACCGCCAATTCTCCACCCCCTTCCAGCTGCAGTGCCATCTGGAAAATGTGCATAGCTCCTATGAGTCCACCA cAAAGTGCAAGATTTGTGAATGGGCCTTCGACAGTGAACCTCTGTTCTTGCAGCATATGAAGGACACTCACAAACCAGGAGAGATGCCCTACGTGTGCCAG GTGTGTTCATACCGCTCCTCAATCTATTCTGAGGTGGACACTCACTTCCGGCTTAACCACGAAGATACGCGGTACCTCATGTGCGTCTACTGCCTGAAGGTGTTTAAAAATGGTAACGCCTTTCAGCAGCACTTCATGCGTCATCAG AAGAACGTTTACCACTGTAATAAATGCCGTCTTCAGTTCCTGTTTGCGAAAGACAAGATTGAGCATAAGCTGCAGCATCACAAAACCTTCCGCAAACCGCGTCAGCTAGAGGGGCTGAAACCTGGAACCAAG GTGACCATCCGTGCTTCTCGAGGACCCCAAAGGTCCAATTCCATGACCCCAGACACCccaatgatgctgccaccaccagaCATGGCACCCCAGACTATTCGTCATCCTGTGGACAACTTTCCACTTGTAGCATTCCCCAACCG GGTTTTAGAGGAGAAGCAATCCTGTCTGGAGTGCAACTTTGACATCCCTGACTTCCATAACCATTTCCCCACCTACGTACACTGTTCTCTCTGCCGCTATGGCACCTGCTGCTCCCGCGCCTATGCCAATCACATGATCAA CAACCACGTTCCCCGGAAAAGCCCGAAATATCGCTCACTGTTCCAAAGCTGCAAACCCAG TGAGGAGCTGGTGATGACATGCTCGTCCTGCCCCTTTGTCACACGAATTGGAGACGCAATGGCTAAACATCTGGTCTTCAACCCATCACATGGCTATATCACTGTCATGTGTACAA attctaCCTCATCAGACTTGTCATG GGTCCTTGGACCAGTCGAGGAGAACAGGGATGTGGCCAGTCCTCCAGCTTCAATTATAAGCGAGCAGGATCCTACGGTGTCATTAGTCCCAGAGAACAAGAGGCTGGTGGATGTGGATGAGCTTAATGAGATGGAGGATAAAAACCTGGATTCTGACAAAAAGGGGCAGCTCAGCATCAAGAAGCTGCGGGTGGTGCTGTTTGCTTTGTGTAGTAGCATTCAGCAAGCGTCTGAGCATTTCCACAATCCTCCAAACCACATTCGATTGTGGTTGCAGAGGTTCCAGGCAACCCAGGAGGAAAAGCCGGACTCTTCATCTGAGGGGAAGTATTTGAGCACCGAGGCTGAAGAAAAGCTTGCAGAATGGGTTCTGCTTCAACGAGAGCAACAGCAGCCAGTCAATGAAGAGACTCTATTCCAGAAGGCCACCAAGATTGGACGCTCACTTGAAGGGGGCTTTAAAATATCCTATGAATGGGCAGTGGGGTTCATGCTACGGCACAACCTAAGCACACACTCCAAAACTGCTGTAGCGAACCGCCTACCGAGAGAACTGGAGGACAATTCGCAGACTTTTGTCAGTTTTGTGCAACGGCAAATCCACAACCAGGATCTCCCATTGTCCTTGATAGCCGCTGTGGATGAAATTTCACTCTTCCTTGACGTGGAGCTGCTCGGTGGTGGGGAGAGGAAAGAATGTGCATTGCAGCTTGTAGGTGCTGGCGAACCTTGGTGTGACATTGTGCTTACCATCTTGGCTGATGGAAGCCTATTGCCAACACTGGTTTGCCTAAGGGGCAGCTCAGCGTGTGTGGTAGAGGTTCCTGAATCTATCATATTTGAAGCTAGAGAAGATGGACTGACTGAAGACGAGGTTATGGAGCTGTGGTCGTCTCGGGTATGGCAGAAACACATTGAGTTCCCAAACAAAGGCATGGCAGTAGTAGACCATCACAGGTCACATATGTCTGATGAGGTCCTGGCCCTTCTAAGCTCCACCTGCACACTGCCTGCCATAGTCCCACCTGGCTGCAGCTCCAAGATACAACCAATTCATGTGTGCATCAAGCGAGCCGTCATCACCTTTCTACAGAAGAAGTGGCGAGAACGTGCTCGAGCCATGGGCACAACCAACTGCAGTCCGGAGACGGTGCTTCGACTGGTCATAAGCTGGATGATGGAGGTCCTCGACGTTATTGGGGACCAGCCAGAACTTGTCCAGCAGTCCTTCCTTGTGGCCAGCGTTCTGCCAGGGCCTGATGGGGCCACAAACTCACGCAAACGCAACGCCAAGATGCAGGAAGAACTCATCAACTTACTAGAGTATGAGCTCAGGCTGAACCAAGATGACGATGAGGGCCAAGAAGCCGACGGCCAACCCCGAAAGTATGCGGATCCAGAGGTCCTCCAGCAGCTCTTCGAGGAAGAGAGCGACACAGCTTCATTCTATGGCTTCGATGACACCGACCTATAA